A single region of the Sorghum bicolor cultivar BTx623 chromosome 7, Sorghum_bicolor_NCBIv3, whole genome shotgun sequence genome encodes:
- the LOC8057902 gene encoding uncharacterized protein LOC8057902 isoform X2 — MAPASGWGRAVGNTRSFVGNALGGLRGWSNLASWTVAGTLAYYLWVKPARQLQKEQEERAALAAASDPYRYVEKRKPIPDPQNGC, encoded by the exons atggCGCCGGCGAGCGGGTGGGGCCGGGCGGTGGGGAACACGCGGTCGTTCGTGGGCAACGCGCTGGGCGGCCTCCGCGGGTGGAGCAACCTCGCCTCCTGGACCGTCGCCGGAACCCTCGCCTACTACCTCTGGGTCAAGCCCGCGCGCCAGCTCCAGAAGGAGCAGGAG GAGAGAGCCGCTTTGGCTGCTGCATCAGATCCTTATCGTTATGTTGAGAAGCGGAAACCAATTCCTGATCCTCAG AATGGATGCTGA
- the LOC8057902 gene encoding uncharacterized protein LOC8057902 isoform X1: MAPASGWGRAVGNTRSFVGNALGGLRGWSNLASWTVAGTLAYYLWVKPARQLQKEQEERAALAAASDPYRYVEKRKPIPDPQDTGLTYGKKREPTKSED; encoded by the exons atggCGCCGGCGAGCGGGTGGGGCCGGGCGGTGGGGAACACGCGGTCGTTCGTGGGCAACGCGCTGGGCGGCCTCCGCGGGTGGAGCAACCTCGCCTCCTGGACCGTCGCCGGAACCCTCGCCTACTACCTCTGGGTCAAGCCCGCGCGCCAGCTCCAGAAGGAGCAGGAG GAGAGAGCCGCTTTGGCTGCTGCATCAGATCCTTATCGTTATGTTGAGAAGCGGAAACCAATTCCTGATCCTCAG GACACTGGCCTTACTTATGGGAAGAAAAGGGAGCCAACGAAATCTGAAGATTAG